Below is a genomic region from Brucella sp. BE17.
GAACACCTGTGTCGGATCGTTGGCCGGCCAATATTCAATATCGACACCGACGACAGAAATATCCTCAATCTCATCCCACCGCAGCTGAGCACCCGGAAGCGAACCGCCGCCATCTGCAACCACAACAATCGGCATGACGCTGAAGTTCTGCACTTCCGCCAGATATTGCGGCGGTGGCACCACGATGATGTTCGGTGGATTGGTCTCGTAAGCAGTCGGATCAAAGACGCCATTACTGATCTGCTGCATGGAAATGCTGACATCGCGCGCGCCATCGGTATTGATACCGCCTAGCTGGCGCGTGAGAACCTGGAACGTCCGGTCGCCGAACTCCTTGCTGTTGAAGCGGACCCATCGGCCTTCCTTGACGATATCGAGAAACTTTGGATGGATCGTGCCGTCACACGACGCCTGATAGCGTGCGCCGCGAATGGCGATATCGGCAAGACGGTCCACCTGTCGCGGATCCGTAACCGCACCAAAAGGAATGGCACTGGCAAGCGTTTCACGATCCTCGGCCAAAGCGCCTGCATCAATACGGGTGGCTGCGTCTTTCGTCTCGTAAAAATCGTCTGGAGAAACATAAGAGGCAGCAACGGTATTGATCAGATCGGTACGCTTACGCTTGACGGAATAGCGAAACGGCGCTCCAATCTTGAAATCTGCATCCGTCAAGGTGGCGACAATCGCCTGCGGTGCACCCGCGATCGGGAAATCACCATCAACCCGCTGGACCCAAGACCCGCACATAGCCTCGAGGATCGGCGTCAGGTTCGCATCATGATTGGCACCGGGGCCATCCTTGGCGATGGCGTGAGCACGATAGCGCTTTGAGCCGTCCGGCATAATCTCATCGCAGATATTGGCAGCCTGGGTATATTCGGCTAGCGGTATACGGCTTGCGCGCACGGCTTTCCCGACCATGCGCTGTCCACCATTAAAGAAACCGCGCTCCAGATTATAAGCATGCACAGCCGGGTTATCTGAATATTCCCAAGTGTTCTGGTCATTCCACCGATGCGGTCCATTGCCGCCAACTGTGCTATCCTTGCGCCAGTCGTATTCAGGCGCGCCTCTCACCTCGAATAGAAGCTTTGCGGGCGACGTGAGACCATCACCGTTCTTGCGCAGCTCAGAATAGACAATGGCATAGGCCACGCCTGCGCCACGATGCGCAGCAGTCCAGCGGCCAGACGGACGCGCATATGTGATCAGCGCCGGGTCGGCCTGTTGGCCCATGGTGCCATAATAGAATTTTACCCGGACGTTATCGTGATCGTCGCCACTTGTGCCTTCATTAGGCACCAGCCAGTAGCCGTCCGCGTCTTGCTGGCTCAATATCCGCCATGCACCATTATAGCGCACACGCGGCACAGCCGTGATGCGGAAGTCCGATAGCTTGAACACGTCCTGAACTTGCCGCCCACCGCTGCCGTAGCTGTTGCGATAGACGTGATGGCCTTCGATTGCGCATGTGCCAAGAATGACAGAGCGTGGAATATTGGCGCCGTATTGCGTGTCAAGCTCCGAGGCGCGGCTTTGTGTCTTCGGAGGAAACAGCGCGTTAAGTGCAAACTTTGCCGCGATGCCGAAGGCCGTCTGGGCAATGCCTGCAAGGATTGGGCTAGCAGCAGCCCATGCGGCCACGCTGGACACAAACCCGCCAACCCAGGCAAATACCGGAGCAAGAAACGCCATGGATTAACACCTTGGAATAGGCGCAACAAAAAAGGGCCCGTGATTTCGGACCCGGAATGCTGCAAAAAATGGGGAAGGTTATCTGGCCTTAGCCGTTATGATATCTGCGCTTCGCGATCAGAAATCTATATTCCTTGTCGCATGCCTCTGCCGTTTCGAAGATGAGAAGTCGAGCGTCCACACCCTCACCGACCAAAATCATCATTCCAGATTTAAGAATGTCCATAGCCCTATTCTCCAATCCTGTAGGCCTGCTCGATATCGGTCACAGGCAAGAACGCAAGCCCATCGGGCTGTTTGACCGCAAAGCCGGATCCACAAATGAACCCGGCCACATATTCGTCATTGATTATCGTCACGCCAACATCGCCACGGCGCGCAGCAAGGCGATTGACTGGCTCAAGCCGAAGATAGGTCTCAAACACATCCTTGACGTTCTCACAGCCATTGGCGCGCATTTTGCGAGCCGCCCCGGTCTCCGTTTTGTACTTGCCGCGGAACTGCGATAGTGGATCATCTCCGGTTACGGCTTTGATTGCGTCGGCTGCGGTCATCAAGCAGTCGGAGATACCCCATTCTGGGAGGATCGATATATGTGCCGACGCAAGGTCTTCCAGCGCCCGATCCCAGCCAGCGACCCTAGCCGAACTTGATTTTGAAGAACTCATTTTTGATCCTCGCAGCATATTCGAAAAACATGTCGCCGGGTGAAACCAATTGCTGATCCTCATGGGAGGCGTAGCGGTATCCCTCGCGAAAATTATCAACGGCACCGGTTTCGATCTGGGCTTCAAGCCAGACTTCGCCACCTTCCCTGCGATGATCAATCACGTCGATATATCCGTACCAGGTCGGCTCGGCATGAAGGAAAGCGTTATTGTCGGGATCGAAATAGAAGTCGTAAAAGGTGACAGGACGGTTTTTGTAATCCTCCTGCTCGATCAGCCGGAGCTTATCGGGCGTCAAACCGAAATCAGACGCTGCGGGCAGCTTCATAGTGATCGGCTGGGCAGCGGTTCCCAAGGCATATTCCGGCTCGTCAATGTCGATCAGCGTATTGCCATGATAGACGAGACCGGAATATTCGATGCTGCCCTTGCCGGAGAAGAAGCCATAGACACCGGTTCCGAACTCACATTTGACGGCAGAGGCGATCTTGCCCCGGCCTTCATTGAGCAGCTGCTGTAGACGAGTTGGGAAAGCCATGAAGCCTCCGAATTATAAGAAAGTGTAATCGACTATTGGTTGAGACTCGGCTTTGATGCACGTATCAACAATAGGGGGCGATGATGGTTAAAACGCTGTGGTTAACTTATGCGTGGGTGGATAACGAAGAAGATGATGTGGATTTTGTTGTTCAAAAACTTCAGTCTGTAGGGATCGATGTAAGGCTGGACCGCACAAGAATTGTTGCAGGGCAGCGTCTCTGGCATCAGATCGATAAAAACATTCTCTCCGCAGACTTAGATGGATTTGCGATCTATTCAACCCGCGAAAGCCTAGTCAGTGAGCCCTGTCAAGAAGAGCTAGCGATTGCCCTCGATCGTGTGCTTCGGGAAAAAGGTGGTAGTTTTCCTTTGATAGGCATATTCCCAACACCAATCGAGCGTGAACTCATACCAAGTTCGATCGCAACGCGCTTGTATGTATCATTGAAGGACGAAAAATGGGCCGACCGGGTCTCCGCCGCACTATCTAACGAGGTTGGACATCAACATGCGGAAGTGCAGCCATTTTTCATTAAAGAGCATAGAATTGGTGAACATTACATCTACGAAATGAGACCGCGAGACGGAGTTTGGCAGCCCTCTGTCGCAGCTGTCTTAGCCGACCAATACGATAGTATTCAATTTCCTTGGGTTTGGGCAAAAGGCCAACCTCATTTCAATCCGCCAATGTGGATAGGCACAGAAATACCTGAATCACCGTTAAACGCAGAGCGCTGGAAAGGATATCGCGTCGACCAGCAGGCAGATGCCACCCAAAGTCTATATGTAAAATCCAAGGAAAGACTACGCAGCATTATTTTCGGTTGCGCTACTCGCGAACAATTCCGCTATGATTTTGGCTGAGCTATTTCAGCACAATAGTAAAATAGCCAGGTATCATTTCGTCTTCAATTTTGTAACACTGTTTAGAAAAGGCAAACTTTTGTCGAGAACTATCAACATCAGCAATAAAAAGAGCCTCTGATCTAATTGTGCCGAAATTTTGAGAATGATCTTTTCGCGGATCGTAGACAGTAATATCGGCTTCTATCGCGGCACCATATACGGTCACAACTGGCGGGGTCATCTCCGCCTTTTCTTTCTTTTCCATTTTCTTCTCCATTATTTTGGCACCTCCACAAGCTGGAATGAAGCATCGGGGGACTTTCCTTCACCCACCTGAAAACTGTTCGGCACCAGCCGCATGTTCATGACAGGATTTTTGAAACGAACGGTCGAACCAACCGGAATATAGGACGGCAAGAACGGCTCGACCTTGATCTGCACCGTTGTGCTTGCCGCCGTAGCATCCGAAACCGCACGAGCTATAAAGTTGTAATCGGCATAGCTCAGCCCGATCAGGTCACCTTCCATAAGCCGCAGCCCCGTGGCGACATTGTTGAATGTCAGAGTATTGCCGTTGATCACAGAAAGCGTCGCCGTACCCGCGATACGCGGATTATTGGCATCGCCCCAATAGGCTTGCGGGATGCAGACGTGTTTCGGCGTATAGTGAACCGTCACCTGCCCGCCCCGGCAGCGATCAATGAACGCCTCAAGCTTCTGGCGGTGAGCATTGGTCATTTGGATAACCTTTGCCGTCCACGACCAGAACGGATCGCCATTCTCGATCGCTGAAATTGCCCGCTCGCCGTATTTCGAAACTGACACCGAGCGGTTTAAAATCGGAAATGTCGCTTCATAGCGCAATCCAGTGGGGAGAAGTTCCGCCATTAGCGTGTATATCCTCTGGCTGCTACCTGTCTCAGGTCGTTGGCGGTTCTGACAGCGCTGCCCTTATCACGCGCAGCAAAGCCTTGCTTGACGTTCCGCTGCGAAATGCGCTCGACCTCCGCTTTCCAGTTGCCGTCCTGGTCTACATAAACGCGTACGTCTGCAATCACACCGTTCTGGGCTTGCTGCGATGTTACCGGTGAAGACAGGATCGGCATCGTGGGGGCGGTCAACCTATGATTTGGGATAACCTGTTCACCGCCACGGAAACGGACTAGCTCTGGGCCTTTTTCACCAACTAGAGCGACGCCCCGCGGCGCTGAATTTGTGCCTCTTGCAAAACCTGGAATTAAGCCAGAGAAAAACCCGCCACCACCGCCAGACCCTTTGAAAATCCCCGTGAACAAGTCGTCAAACGCCATATCCAATAATTTGTCAGCAATCCTACCAAGCGCATTGGCAAATGCATCAGCCGCCGAAACACCGTTGACGAGATCGTCAACAATACCGCGCATAGCGTCCTTCTGGGCGTCCTGCCATTCTTCGGCGCTCTGTTTGATCTTTTGTTGTGCCTCTGAAAGCTTATTCGCTTCCGCAGTGGCCAAGGCCCATTGTTCGGCAGTTTGTGAAGATGCGAAGGGCTTTCATATGGCGAGCCCTCCACGGATTATCCACGGAAAATTGGCATACTCAGGATCCTGCTCTTTCTCGTCCTCGTAATCTTCGAAGTCATTTTCATGATCCATGTCAGTGTCTTCAAGATCGGGATCACCGTCCATCGCATCGAGAAGGGCAATAGCCTCATCAATCCACTGTGCGAGCATCAGGCGGCGCAGGCGAGATATGGCAGGGCTGTTCATTGCGCACCACCCTTCTGCGCGATCAGCACGTAGCCGATGCCATGGTTTATATCGGCACGATAAGCCTGACCGTGCGTTTCACTCATAAGCTCGACAAGTTGACGGACAAGATCACCAATTTGCTGACCTTTGTTCGCGCCACCCCGCAGGGCTTCGGAGAAGGGAGAAGTCGCAACTTTCACGCTGGCACCCTCCGCTCAAGATCGGCAAGAACCTTGTGGCATCCTGCGTCCTCAGCCAAAAGCGGGCCGACATCGAAATGGGCTTTCACTACCCCGCG
It encodes:
- a CDS encoding toll/interleukin-1 receptor domain-containing protein — protein: MVKTLWLTYAWVDNEEDDVDFVVQKLQSVGIDVRLDRTRIVAGQRLWHQIDKNILSADLDGFAIYSTRESLVSEPCQEELAIALDRVLREKGGSFPLIGIFPTPIERELIPSSIATRLYVSLKDEKWADRVSAALSNEVGHQHAEVQPFFIKEHRIGEHYIYEMRPRDGVWQPSVAAVLADQYDSIQFPWVWAKGQPHFNPPMWIGTEIPESPLNAERWKGYRVDQQADATQSLYVKSKERLRSIIFGCATREQFRYDFG